In the genome of Eschrichtius robustus isolate mEscRob2 chromosome 2, mEscRob2.pri, whole genome shotgun sequence, the window TTTCGAGAGGCATCTAAAGATATCTTCCTCAGCactaatttccttatctgtaaaatggatgttTTTAAGAATCAAGtgagaaaatgtttataaaagcactttgtaaacttCATAATTCAACATAAATAAGAGGCATTATAATTAACTATAAAACAGACAATCAGTTTTTCAATGTAGATATACATCAGCTACGGTCAAAGTCCCGAGGACATTTAAACGTTGGAAGTTGGATTATCCCATCAGGTCTTCTTAGAAAAGACTGTACGCACTCtataaatcattcattcattcaacagatactcAGTGAGCACCAGCTATGAACCAGGTATGAGGGATACAGCGGTGAACAGTGCAGAGTCCCTTTTCTCAGGAGCTTACACTACAGAGTGAGGACAGCAAAtacataagtgaataaataaatatatagtgcCTCAAggtgataacaagtgctgaaaaTAAATGGGGATACTAGTTCATACAGGGTGAAGAAGGAAGAATTGTCCAATAAAGGGACATTTGCTCAGAGACCTAAGAAAGTGGAGGTGGCCCATGGCGCTATCCAAGGAAACCCTGTCCAGTGCACACATGCTGAGGCAGGGGGGCACCTGAGCCATCTGGGaaccagcaaggaggccagtagGGTTGGAAGAGGGGGTAAGAGATAAGGGCACGGGGGTGCAGGTCCTTGGAGGCCCCTTTCGATTTTACACGTGGTGTGAGATGGGTACCTTCTGAAGGCTTTGAGCATGATATAGATGGAATTCTGTTTTCCAGAAtctctctggctgctgtgaggagAATAGACCATAGAGGGGTAAGGGTAGGGCAGGGAAACTGGTCGAGGGGCTAGAGGAATAACCCCGATGACGCAATTGTTCTTCCTTGACCAAAGAGGGTTGAACTGAATCCCTAGACGGCCACCTTGTTAGACTAATAACTATTGATATATACATTTGCCATAGTTTTCAAAGTACGTCCGTATCCATTATCTCTCGTTGCATCCTCATTATACCCCGTGGAGGCACGCCAGCTACTCATTCTCATTTCAGAGGAGAGTCTTGAGACTCAGGAAAGTTAAGCCTCCGGCCTCAGGCCATAAAAAGTAGATCTGAACTGGTTTGTGAGCCCCAAGCCAGTGTTCTCTTTCTGCCACACCCAGGTCATGGCCAACCCTTCTATCTCATATCTCATTTCTTTGGACCAGACCATTGTAGGGTGAGAACTAACCTTTACTGAGCTTCCCGAACTTTCCAGGGCCAGGGCAGGATATTTACACACATGGTCTCATTGCCTCTTCACAGCCACCTTGCAGGGAACGTGATCGTCCTTATTTTAAGACAAAGGAAGTACCGAGAAGGATTGATTTGCCCAACGTCAGGCAACTAGTGATGGATCTGGAATTGGAACCGTTATCTTTCTGATTCTAGAGCCCCAAAGCCTCTTAAACCCAAAGTCGTTAAATGATGAACATGGAAAGCCCATTCTTGCGTTCCTCCTCCGTAGgggctgggaagggaaggggtAACCTCAGGACCTGAATCCAGAGAGGGGTAGGAATCCGTAAAGGAGTCCCCCAGCTGCGCCCGCACTCCCCATTCTCGGAGGTCGCTCTGAGCGTGTGTTCTGTCTCTTCGTGTAGGCTGCTCCAAAGTGACCTGCATCAGCTTGACCCGGGAGGCCTCCATTAAACTGTCCCCCTTGCATGGCAAACAGATCTCCATCCGCTACCTGGACATGACGGACTGCTTCGTGCTGGAGGACGAAGGCCTGCACACCATCGCGGCGCACTGCACGCAGCTGACCCACCTGTACCTGCGCCGCTGCGTCCGTCTCACGGACGAGGGCCTCCGCTACCTGATGATCTACTGCGCCTCCATCAAGGAGCTGAGCGTCAGCGACTGCCGCTTCGTCAGCGACTTCGGCCTGCGAGAGATCGCCAAGCTGGAGTCGCGCCTGCGGTACCTCAGCATCGCCCACTGCGGCCGCGTGACCGACGTGGGCATCCGCTACGTGGCCAAGTACTGCGGCAAGCTGCGCTACCTCAACGCGAGGGGCTGCGAGGGCATCACGGACCACGGCGTGGAGTACCTCGCCAAGAACTGCGCGAAACTCAAGTCTCTGGACATCGGCAAATGCCCTCTGGTCTCCGACACGGGCCTGGAGTGCCTGGCCCTGAACTGCTTCAATCTCAAGCGGCTCAGCCTCAAGTCCTGCGAGAGCATCACGGGCCAGGGCTTGCAGATCGTGGCGGCCAACTGCTTCGACCTGCAGATGCTGAACGTGCAGGACTGCGAGGTGTCCGTGGAGGCCCTGCGCTTCGTGAAACGCCACTGCAAGCGCTGCGTCATCGAGCACACCAACCCTGCCTTCTTCTGAAGGGACAGCTTCCAGCCGTCGCTGTTTCCATACAGACATGAACGAAGCAAAATGTTTTTTCCAAGCAGCATATGTAAGCGCCGACACCCA includes:
- the FBXL7 gene encoding F-box/LRR-repeat protein 7 produces the protein MGANNGKQYGSEGKGSSSISSDVSSSTDHTPTQAQKNVATSEDSDLSMRTLSTPSPALICPPNLPGFQNGRGSSTSSSSITGETVAMVHSPPPTRLTHPLIRLASRPQKEQASIERLPDHAMVQIFSFLPTNQLCRCARVCRRWYNLAWDPRLWRTIRLTGETINVDRALKVLTRRLCQDTPNVCLMLETVSVSGCRRLTDRGLYTIAQCCPELRRLEVSGCYNISNEAVFDVVSLCPNLEHLDVSGCSKVTCISLTREASIKLSPLHGKQISIRYLDMTDCFVLEDEGLHTIAAHCTQLTHLYLRRCVRLTDEGLRYLMIYCASIKELSVSDCRFVSDFGLREIAKLESRLRYLSIAHCGRVTDVGIRYVAKYCGKLRYLNARGCEGITDHGVEYLAKNCAKLKSLDIGKCPLVSDTGLECLALNCFNLKRLSLKSCESITGQGLQIVAANCFDLQMLNVQDCEVSVEALRFVKRHCKRCVIEHTNPAFF